In Alkalihalobacillus sp. TS-13, the following are encoded in one genomic region:
- the yqfC gene encoding sporulation protein YqfC, whose product MARLKQKVKKWMTRSLELPADVVMDLPRITMIGHLHIYIENHRGVKKFTNEELRLNLQQGEVLITGEDFVLKTILPEEILVEGKILDVRYINIS is encoded by the coding sequence ATGGCGCGTTTGAAACAGAAAGTGAAAAAGTGGATGACCCGTTCTTTGGAATTACCAGCTGATGTCGTCATGGACCTGCCCAGGATCACGATGATCGGACATTTGCACATATATATTGAAAACCATAGGGGAGTTAAGAAATTCACTAATGAAGAACTCCGGCTTAACCTTCAACAAGGAGAGGTCTTGATTACAGGTGAGGATTTTGTCTTAAAAACGATCCTCCCTGAGGAAATTTTAGTAGAGGGTAAAATTCTTGATGTGCGTTACATAAACATTTCTTAA
- the ybeY gene encoding rRNA maturation RNase YbeY, which yields MMLSIDLYDETEQLDESLISEVESLLQHAAKEELVKQGTELSVTFVTNVRIQEINSEYRGIDRPTDVISFALEDEVEGEVKILEDDHPILLGDIIISIEKASEQAEGYGHSFMREVGFLAVHGFLHLLGYDHMDDEDEKKMLGRQDAILNSYGLRRS from the coding sequence ATAATGTTATCCATAGATTTATATGATGAAACCGAACAATTGGATGAATCCTTGATAAGTGAAGTAGAAAGTCTGCTTCAGCATGCTGCTAAAGAAGAATTGGTCAAACAAGGAACAGAACTCTCTGTGACGTTTGTGACGAATGTACGTATCCAAGAGATCAATTCTGAATATAGAGGGATCGACAGACCAACTGATGTCATTTCCTTTGCCCTAGAGGATGAAGTTGAGGGTGAAGTGAAGATTCTTGAGGACGATCATCCGATCTTGCTTGGAGATATCATCATTTCAATTGAAAAAGCGAGTGAACAAGCTGAAGGATATGGTCATTCCTTCATGCGTGAGGTTGGTTTTCTGGCAGTCCATGGGTTCCTGCATTTATTAGGGTATGATCATATGGACGATGAAGATGAAAAGAAAATGTTAGGAAGACAAGACGCCATACTCAATTCTTATGGATTGAGACGATCATGA
- a CDS encoding PhoH family protein gives MSEHLNIKSLQIDNPSEGIALFGPNDSHLKTLEQTLDVEIVTRGGGVAVTGEEETAQLVEDVLNALLSLIRKGVNITDRDVIYAVQLSNEGILEELDQLFEEEITTNIKGRPIRSKTLGQRHYINAIKKNDLVFGIGPAGTGKTFLAVVMAVKALKEGKVKRIILTRPAVEAGESLGFLPGDLKEKVDPYLRPLYDALHDLFGVEHTERLIERGTIEIAPLAYMRGRTLDEAFVILDEAQNTTPEQMKMFLTRLGFGSKMIITGDITQIDLPRGKESGLRKAQKVFKDIQGIKIMHMQQSDVVRHPLVQKIINAYEVEDND, from the coding sequence TTGTCAGAACACTTGAATATAAAGAGTTTACAAATAGACAATCCTTCGGAAGGCATTGCCCTATTCGGTCCTAATGATTCACACCTGAAAACACTTGAACAGACGTTGGACGTAGAAATCGTCACCCGCGGCGGTGGAGTAGCTGTCACTGGCGAGGAGGAAACTGCCCAACTGGTTGAAGATGTCCTTAACGCCCTTCTCTCGTTGATCCGTAAAGGTGTCAATATCACCGACCGTGATGTCATCTATGCCGTACAGCTATCGAATGAAGGCATACTAGAAGAACTTGATCAATTATTCGAAGAAGAAATCACGACAAATATAAAAGGTAGACCGATTCGTTCAAAAACACTCGGTCAACGCCATTACATCAATGCGATCAAAAAGAATGATCTCGTCTTTGGAATCGGTCCAGCAGGTACTGGAAAGACATTTTTAGCTGTCGTCATGGCGGTTAAAGCTCTGAAAGAAGGTAAGGTTAAAAGGATCATCCTGACTCGTCCTGCAGTGGAAGCAGGAGAAAGTCTTGGATTCCTGCCAGGTGATCTGAAGGAAAAAGTGGATCCATACCTCAGACCTTTATATGATGCCCTACATGATCTTTTCGGAGTGGAACATACGGAAAGACTTATTGAGCGTGGGACGATTGAAATCGCACCTCTGGCATACATGAGAGGGCGTACGTTGGATGAGGCATTCGTCATACTTGATGAAGCCCAGAACACCACTCCAGAACAAATGAAAATGTTTCTGACGAGACTTGGTTTCGGATCCAAAATGATCATTACCGGTGACATTACCCAAATCGATTTGCCACGTGGAAAAGAATCAGGTCTTCGTAAAGCACAGAAAGTTTTCAAAGACATTCAAGGAATCAAGATTATGCATATGCAACAATCCGATGTAGTACGCCATCCTCTTGTTCAAAAAATCATAAATGCTTATGAAGTCGAAGATAATGATTAA
- a CDS encoding nodulation protein NfeD has translation MKLFKRNIKISFYMLLILLPMILVQINPSQAEDGKPVVYVAPVQDAVERGLESFIKRSIKTAEDNNADYLVLELDTPGGLVDAAGNIAKIMRESEVPIIAYVTKHALSAGAYIALNADQIVMKPSTTIGAAGVIDSQGNAAGKKAESAWIATMEASAELNDRDPKYARAMADPDVEIEELGVSKDEFLTLNATQAKEVGYAEAIVNNRNELLGYLKVPDAEIKEIEVSFAETIARYVTHPVVVPILLSIGSIGLVLELYSPGFGIPGAFGLGALLLFFFGHMIAGLAGWESLILFVLGIGLIIAEVFVPGGILGIGGIIAVLVGIVLAGGSLGNILLSILIALVATIIVSILFLRYFGYNGPLKKIILFDSTSNDKGYISNVTKSELIGMTGTTMTPLRPSGTAIIGDDRYDVVTEGSYIGINRPIKIIKTEGSRIIVREIIVVENQGGN, from the coding sequence ATGAAATTGTTTAAAAGAAATATAAAGATCTCATTCTATATGTTGTTGATTTTATTGCCAATGATTCTCGTTCAAATAAACCCTTCACAAGCTGAAGATGGGAAACCGGTTGTTTATGTTGCTCCTGTTCAGGACGCGGTTGAAAGAGGTTTAGAATCTTTTATAAAACGTTCTATCAAAACCGCTGAAGATAACAATGCAGATTACTTGGTCTTGGAGTTGGATACACCAGGTGGATTGGTCGATGCAGCTGGAAACATTGCAAAAATCATGAGGGAGTCTGAGGTGCCAATCATTGCATATGTCACGAAACACGCTTTATCAGCAGGGGCGTACATTGCTTTGAATGCAGATCAGATCGTGATGAAACCGTCGACTACTATTGGGGCTGCTGGAGTCATCGATTCCCAGGGTAATGCAGCAGGAAAAAAAGCTGAATCAGCATGGATCGCTACAATGGAAGCTTCTGCAGAGTTGAACGATCGTGACCCGAAATATGCTAGAGCGATGGCAGATCCTGATGTTGAAATTGAGGAATTGGGCGTATCTAAGGATGAATTCCTGACGCTCAATGCGACACAAGCGAAAGAAGTTGGTTATGCAGAAGCGATTGTCAATAATCGCAATGAACTCTTGGGCTATCTTAAAGTACCTGATGCTGAAATCAAGGAGATTGAAGTATCTTTCGCTGAAACGATCGCCCGTTATGTGACACATCCCGTTGTAGTTCCAATCTTGCTATCGATCGGGAGTATTGGACTGGTGCTTGAACTTTATTCACCAGGGTTTGGTATTCCGGGTGCATTCGGACTAGGTGCCTTACTTTTATTCTTCTTTGGCCATATGATCGCTGGACTTGCAGGTTGGGAATCTCTCATCTTGTTTGTATTGGGGATTGGATTGATTATAGCTGAGGTGTTCGTGCCAGGTGGGATCCTCGGGATTGGCGGAATTATCGCTGTGTTAGTGGGTATTGTGCTTGCCGGGGGATCTCTCGGAAATATCTTGCTGTCAATCTTGATCGCTTTAGTCGCAACAATCATTGTATCAATCCTTTTCTTAAGATATTTTGGATATAATGGGCCATTAAAGAAAATCATACTCTTTGACTCCACTTCCAATGACAAAGGATACATTTCGAATGTTACGAAGAGTGAGTTGATCGGTATGACTGGAACAACGATGACTCCTTTACGACCATCAGGTACAGCAATCATCGGAGACGATCGATATGATGTCGTCACCGAAGGTAGTTACATTGGAATAAATCGTCCAATAAAAATCATTAAAACGGAAGGTTCTCGGATCATCGTTAGAGAAATAATAGTAGTAGAAAATCAAGGGGGTAACTAA
- the yqfD gene encoding sporulation protein YqfD, with product MKKFWTKYLKGTVIVKIEGEHAETFLNYCLNHNIHLWDIRRRNESQLELHMFTDDALHIRKALRESGCKFTVVRKQGAPFIVKRMISRGGFILGLLSFFVIVFLLSNMVWKIEVSGADPQTEHHLRKVVDELGIKKGKLLFRLPDPREVQYFVTEKMDEVTWVGVTLDGTTFKFKVVQKELPEKVEVTGPQNLVAKKKAFITDMFIEQGQPKVERNQLVQKGELLVSGYIGKDKNTRTVAAKGKVFGEVWYRGDVTLPLESSFETYTGNNIHKHYLSVFGKNIPIWGFSDVTYDHYEVLEEEKSFRMFMWELPISYLRKDVQESERVVRKYTEKEAIEKAQEMAGEDLKSKLDDEAKIKSGKILHHTIDNGKVKVSMYYKVIENIVSEQPIIGGD from the coding sequence ATGAAAAAATTTTGGACAAAGTACCTCAAAGGAACTGTTATCGTAAAAATTGAAGGAGAACATGCAGAAACCTTCCTCAATTATTGTTTGAATCATAATATCCACCTTTGGGATATAAGACGGCGGAATGAATCACAGCTAGAGCTTCATATGTTCACCGACGATGCTCTTCACATAAGGAAAGCGCTAAGGGAATCCGGATGCAAATTCACAGTCGTTCGAAAACAGGGAGCACCATTCATCGTAAAAAGGATGATATCTAGAGGCGGGTTCATTTTAGGACTGCTTTCCTTTTTCGTTATTGTCTTCCTGTTATCCAACATGGTTTGGAAAATTGAAGTGAGCGGAGCCGATCCCCAAACTGAACACCACCTCCGAAAAGTAGTTGATGAGCTAGGAATCAAGAAAGGAAAACTTTTATTCCGATTACCGGACCCACGTGAAGTCCAATATTTTGTTACCGAAAAAATGGACGAGGTCACGTGGGTTGGAGTCACGCTGGACGGGACTACCTTCAAGTTTAAAGTCGTGCAAAAAGAATTGCCTGAAAAGGTGGAAGTGACTGGACCTCAAAACCTTGTCGCTAAAAAGAAAGCATTCATTACAGATATGTTCATCGAGCAAGGTCAACCGAAAGTGGAAAGAAATCAATTGGTCCAAAAGGGAGAATTATTAGTTTCAGGGTATATTGGAAAAGATAAAAACACACGCACCGTTGCTGCCAAAGGCAAAGTGTTCGGTGAGGTTTGGTATCGAGGTGATGTGACGCTGCCGCTGGAGTCGAGCTTCGAAACCTACACAGGAAACAATATACACAAACATTACTTGAGCGTATTTGGTAAAAATATTCCGATATGGGGATTCAGTGATGTTACCTATGATCATTATGAAGTATTGGAGGAAGAAAAATCGTTCCGGATGTTCATGTGGGAATTACCAATCTCTTATCTAAGAAAAGATGTACAGGAATCAGAACGTGTCGTTCGTAAATATACGGAGAAGGAAGCCATTGAAAAAGCACAAGAAATGGCTGGTGAAGATCTGAAAAGCAAGCTGGATGATGAAGCAAAAATAAAAAGCGGAAAAATTTTGCACCATACTATCGACAATGGTAAAGTAAAAGTATCGATGTACTATAAAGTCATCGAAAATATTGTAAGTGAACAACCAATAATTGGAGGAGATTGA
- a CDS encoding HD family phosphohydrolase has protein sequence MSPKVINELKTKWNQIENSKISRFLLYLTLAFVMVVTMISNVIPEKLDVSLNSIAEDDIQSPYRIQNQRETNAKEAEAAASVPDEYVEKENVVLDQVVYIEKLFTQIQEIQAENSKENDNSDPKKDEDTPETDADTITSTKQNINLIRNSLPEFISKDIKDDSLITFLNASKADVSMAKDVAISTIKTIMKDKITVEQISEKKKEVEPFIGNAFISDSVKPALSEITASAITSTYTFDAEETKRLREEAIANVEPVFIREGEIIVEKGSRITSDALYKLEIVGLLKEDFSPYPYIGLGLLVLLLTAFLIYYLRDLIGEKKKENIKLIIYVLLFSITLILMKITSLLSIYYPSVAFIVPVAFGTMMIKMLIDEQSAIISSIVFAICGSLIFNENTASPFNFTIGTYVLISSLSGILFLGKRNVKSKILKAGFFVSVINSIVVLLILALTNGQFGLTDISWQVGYALFSGFISAVLTLGLLPFFEAGFGILTSMKLIELSNPNHPLLRKLLMETPGTYHHSVVVANLSEAACEAIGANGLLARVGSYYHDLGKTKRPHFFIENQMNIENPHDKISPQLSKTIIIAHPYDGAEMLREYNLPTEIIDIAEQHHGTTLLKYFYHKAMQQSDKQVTESDFRYPGPKPQTKEIAIVSISDSVEAAVRSIAKPTPTKIESLVRKIVAERLEDGQFNECSITLKELETVTISICETLNGMFHSRIEYPEEIHKKKVSQA, from the coding sequence ATGTCTCCCAAAGTAATCAATGAACTGAAAACGAAATGGAATCAAATTGAAAACAGTAAAATAAGCCGATTCCTTCTTTATCTGACGCTAGCTTTTGTGATGGTGGTTACGATGATAAGCAACGTAATTCCTGAAAAGCTGGATGTCAGTTTGAATTCGATTGCTGAAGATGATATTCAATCCCCGTACCGTATCCAAAACCAAAGGGAAACGAATGCTAAAGAAGCGGAAGCAGCTGCCTCTGTTCCAGATGAATATGTGGAGAAGGAAAATGTAGTCCTTGACCAAGTCGTATATATTGAAAAATTGTTCACTCAGATCCAGGAGATTCAAGCTGAAAATTCCAAAGAAAACGATAATTCAGATCCTAAAAAAGACGAAGATACACCTGAAACAGATGCTGACACAATCACTTCAACCAAACAAAACATCAATTTAATTCGTAACAGCCTTCCAGAATTCATTTCTAAAGACATTAAAGATGATTCATTGATCACTTTTCTGAATGCTTCTAAAGCTGATGTCTCAATGGCTAAAGATGTTGCGATCTCAACGATAAAAACGATCATGAAGGATAAAATTACCGTTGAGCAGATTAGTGAAAAGAAGAAGGAAGTCGAACCTTTCATCGGGAATGCATTCATATCTGACAGTGTTAAACCAGCCTTAAGCGAGATAACAGCAAGTGCGATTACATCTACTTATACGTTTGATGCAGAAGAGACGAAGAGATTACGTGAAGAGGCGATAGCGAATGTAGAGCCAGTCTTCATCCGCGAAGGAGAGATCATAGTTGAAAAAGGAAGCCGTATTACCAGTGATGCCCTCTATAAACTGGAGATTGTCGGCTTATTGAAAGAGGACTTTTCTCCTTATCCATATATCGGCCTTGGATTATTGGTCCTCTTATTGACCGCCTTCTTGATCTATTACCTCCGTGATCTGATCGGTGAAAAGAAAAAAGAAAACATCAAATTGATCATTTACGTGTTATTGTTTTCGATCACACTTATATTGATGAAAATTACCAGCTTGCTCAGTATCTATTATCCTAGTGTGGCATTCATCGTACCAGTCGCTTTTGGAACGATGATGATCAAAATGTTGATCGATGAACAGAGTGCGATCATTTCAAGTATCGTTTTCGCGATTTGTGGAAGCTTAATTTTTAACGAGAATACAGCAAGTCCATTCAATTTCACGATAGGAACCTATGTCCTTATCAGCTCACTTTCAGGTATCCTTTTCCTTGGAAAGAGAAACGTCAAATCTAAAATTCTGAAAGCCGGATTCTTTGTGTCAGTCATCAATTCGATTGTTGTGTTGCTCATTTTGGCATTGACGAATGGTCAATTTGGACTGACCGATATCTCCTGGCAGGTTGGTTATGCACTTTTCTCGGGGTTCATATCCGCTGTATTGACACTTGGGCTTTTACCATTCTTTGAAGCAGGTTTCGGTATTTTGACTTCCATGAAGCTGATTGAACTTTCAAATCCGAACCATCCGTTACTTAGGAAATTGCTCATGGAAACACCAGGAACGTATCATCATAGTGTCGTTGTCGCTAATTTGTCTGAGGCTGCATGCGAAGCGATCGGTGCAAATGGTCTTCTGGCAAGAGTGGGCTCTTACTACCATGATCTTGGAAAGACGAAGCGCCCTCACTTCTTCATTGAGAACCAGATGAATATTGAAAATCCACACGATAAGATATCACCACAGCTCAGTAAAACGATCATCATCGCGCATCCGTACGATGGAGCTGAAATGCTGAGGGAATATAATCTCCCGACTGAGATTATTGATATCGCAGAGCAGCATCATGGAACCACATTATTGAAATATTTTTACCATAAAGCGATGCAGCAATCTGATAAACAGGTCACAGAATCCGATTTTCGTTACCCAGGGCCGAAACCGCAAACAAAAGAAATTGCAATCGTCTCGATCTCAGATTCAGTAGAGGCTGCTGTCCGTTCTATTGCAAAGCCTACACCGACTAAGATAGAATCATTAGTACGGAAAATCGTTGCTGAACGTTTGGAGGATGGACAATTCAACGAATGTTCGATTACATTGAAGGAACTCGAAACCGTTACGATCAGCATTTGCGAAACGTTGAATGGCATGTTCCATTCCCGTATTGAATACCCTGAGGAAATTCATAAAAAGAAAGTGAGCCAAGCATAA
- the floA gene encoding flotillin-like protein FloA (flotillin-like protein involved in membrane lipid rafts), translated as MDPNILTMVILIGAVIIALAVLFTFVPVALWISALAAGVRVSIFTLIGMRLRRVIPSRVINPLIKAVKAGLELSTNQLESHYLAGGNVDRVVNALIAAHRANIELSFERCAAIDLAGRDVLEAVQMSVNPKVIETPFIAGVAMDGIEVKAKARITVRANIERLVGGAGEDTVIARVGEGIVSTIGSSDNHKKVLENPDLISQTVLTKGLDAGTAFEILSIDIADVDIGKNIGAELQTEQAEADKNIAQAKAEERRAMAVAQEQEMKARVEEMRAKVVEAEAEVPMAMAEALRSGNIGVMDYMNYNNVKADTDMRGSIGKATDPKDEDDNPGGGTY; from the coding sequence ATGGATCCTAACATTTTAACCATGGTCATTTTAATAGGGGCAGTCATTATCGCCCTGGCCGTATTATTCACGTTCGTACCTGTAGCCCTGTGGATTTCCGCACTTGCTGCAGGCGTAAGAGTAAGTATTTTCACACTGATCGGAATGCGCTTGAGACGTGTCATTCCATCCCGCGTCATTAATCCGTTGATCAAGGCGGTAAAAGCTGGCCTTGAACTCAGTACGAACCAGTTGGAGAGTCACTACTTAGCAGGTGGTAATGTAGACCGGGTCGTAAATGCACTGATCGCGGCTCACAGAGCGAACATTGAATTGAGCTTCGAACGTTGTGCAGCGATCGATCTTGCGGGACGTGACGTATTAGAAGCTGTTCAAATGAGTGTCAATCCAAAAGTAATCGAGACACCTTTTATCGCTGGTGTGGCGATGGATGGTATCGAAGTGAAAGCGAAAGCTAGAATCACAGTGCGCGCAAATATCGAGCGTCTCGTCGGTGGTGCAGGTGAAGATACTGTCATAGCGCGTGTAGGTGAAGGGATCGTATCAACGATCGGTTCATCGGATAATCATAAAAAAGTCCTTGAAAATCCAGATTTGATTTCTCAAACAGTACTTACAAAAGGTCTTGATGCTGGTACTGCGTTCGAAATCTTGTCGATTGATATTGCCGACGTTGATATCGGTAAAAACATCGGGGCAGAATTACAAACCGAGCAAGCTGAAGCGGATAAGAATATCGCTCAAGCGAAAGCGGAAGAACGCCGTGCAATGGCAGTAGCACAAGAACAAGAAATGAAAGCCCGTGTTGAGGAAATGCGTGCGAAAGTTGTGGAAGCTGAAGCCGAAGTTCCGATGGCTATGGCAGAAGCATTACGTTCAGGGAATATTGGGGTCATGGATTACATGAATTATAATAACGTAAAAGCGGATACTGATATGAGAGGATCGATCGGTAAAGCGACTGACCCTAAGGATGAAGACGACAATCCAGGAGGAGGCACTTACTAG